In Silene latifolia isolate original U9 population chromosome X, ASM4854445v1, whole genome shotgun sequence, the following proteins share a genomic window:
- the LOC141619980 gene encoding uncharacterized protein LOC141619980: protein MIPFQNTVAECELYDMKTSGAFFTCTNKQPSDSVVFSRIDRVLINTEWLNVWPDYYAHFAPEGEFDHCPCVITYLGDVVSTRRKPFKFFNMWSKVPDFQDIVQKGWSTYIHGSPMYRIVQKLKLLKPDLKKLNRNLFADVERNADISYAALLDCQKNLQADPRNTVLMDIEYQSRESYLMLAKARDAYLRQKAKCNWAKEGDTNSAMFHKIIKHRQIQNKVLRIEDDLGRICTKPDDILNAFVQYYEHLLGSSTSTTGFYPHIVTKGEKVSINDWENLCQIPSNDEIKQVVFSIPDD from the coding sequence ATGATTCCTTTCCAAAACACTGTTGCTGAGTGTGAACTTTATGATATGAAGACTAGTGGTGCTTTTTTTACATGTACAAATAAGCAGCCTAGTGATAGTGTGGTGTTTAGTAGAATTGACAGAGTGTTAATTAATACTGAGTGGCTTAATGTTTGGCCTGACTATTATGCTCACTTTGCCCCTGAAGGAGAATTTGATCACTGCCCTTGTGTTATTACCTACCTCGGGGATGTGGTTTCGACAAGAAGGAAGCCTTTTAAATTCTTCAACATGTGGAGTAAGGTGCCAGATTTTCAGGACATTGTTCAGAAAGGTTGGAGTACATACATCCATGGTTCTCCTATGTACAGAATAGTGCAGAAGCTGAAATTACTCAAGCCTGATTTAAAGAAGCTTAATAGGAATTTGTTTGCTGATGTTGAGAGGAATGCTGATATCTCTTATGCAGCTCTCCTGGATTGTCAAAAGAATTTACAAGCTGATCCTAGGAATACTGTTCTTATGGACATTGAATATCAGTCAAGGGAGAGTTACCTGATGCTTGCTAAGGCACGGGATGCTTACCTGAGACAAAAAGCTAAATGCAATTGGGCCAAGGAGGGAGATACTAACTCTGCTATGTTTCACAAAATCATCAAACATAGGCAGATTCAGAATAAGGTTCTGAGGATTGAGGATGATTTGGGTAGGATTTGCACGAAACCTGATGATATTTTGAATGCTTTTGTGCAGTATTATGAACATCTTTTGGGCTCAAGTACTAGTACCACTGGTTTCTATCCTCATATTGTTACTAAAGGAGAGAAGGTGAGCATTAATGACTGGGAGAATCTTTGCCAGATTCCATCTAATGATGAAATTAAACAGGTGGTTTTCTCTATTCCTGATGATTAA